The genomic segment GTGCATATATGTCGTGATGATGATTCAGTTTGGTTTCTTTGCTTCTACTTCAAAAGCATACCGGTAAGATACTACCATTGTTTCAAGGAAAAGTAAGTTTCCAATGGAAAGAAGGGGACTCTTCACCTAAGCCTCCCAAACTGACCTAATGTTGAAGAGTAGAAAAGAGGACAGCAGGAACACAAGTAATTATACCAGCtctttatataataaaaaaagagaaagttaTACTAGCTCAAACCTTAGTAGATTAATTTACTGCAAACCAGAAATTCTAGGTAAACACTCCTTGTAATGGCTTCAATGTTCATATGATTCTAGGAAAGACCATTAAATTGCGATTTTGCTACCTCTCATGCCCATTGATTTCCTAGAACAAGAGGAGGTAAGGTTGTGAAGTGCAACTAAGAGAAGTATGATGCATGGAACTTCCTGCAACAATGAAAGCTGCAGTGATCGGGGTTACATATAATCATTGTTTATTCAAATGGCTGTGAAAGCTCTAGTCTGTTTGGTAGAGTCCTGGATGCGACATGGAAAGTAGACCAGCTTTCTTATTCCTAGGAGTAGGTACCAAATCATTAACAAATATATGTTCTTTGGAGAAAATTATGTAACTGATATCACTATCAAGAAGGTGATGGACACTAGAATTCTAACTTCTAAGATAACTTCTAATTATGCCGTACTTCTCCCAGAAAGAAGCAGCATGGATTTGCAACCTGCTCAAATGGCTTTTTATGTTTAGGGAGGCAGTATTCTCTCAAACAATGCCATGAATCAATGCAGTCACTGTCTTCGGGTAGCTTAAGTAATAAGAAATGCTTGGGTAACTGAAAAATCTCCCTCAAAAAAATTAGTCAGCTCGCAAGGAATATAATGTCGGATCCTTACTGAAGCAACTCAAACTGATGATCCACCTATGATCTTTCAGTACTTAATATGGTCGGGAAAATAATTTGATGGACGGAATTTAGTGAAGAACTTCAGAAACTAAACCAGATAAGCTATAAACAAGTCAACACTAAAAATGGCTTCAAACAGCAGACGAAAAGTAGTAATAAACCAAAACAGTCCCTAAAATTTCTTTCGTCGGCTCATTGCGAGTGCCCATGAATGCAATGCTTAAGTCATCACAGCTAACCTCTCAATTCAGTGTGCCATAGGATCAGTTGTTCTCAACGGTCAGCAGCAGTCTTGGTGGGCATCTTTTAAAGTTTTATGCGTAAGCAAAGCACATGTATCCTCTTTTGGACACCATGAAAACTTTACGACAGAAGTTACAAGGGCACCGTTTTCATTTTGGCCCATTCGGAGCTTGGTTGTATATCGTTAGTGACATCATTTTAAGCAGCGTCAACCTATCTAGGCTTGATCATTGCTTAACTCGACCCGCTCCAATCCAATCTAAGCTAACCCAATCGAATCATACATAACAAAGTAGACTCACCCAACTTGATCAAACCCTACCTAGCccaaccaaattagatttgaacCGAACCTGATCCAATTAAACCCAACCTAATCCAACCAAACTTGACTTCAACATCTAATTACTTTAAAACAAACGCCAAGTCCACGATATCACACTTCTTGTGTTTGTTTGATAATTACAtaacttttttttggtaaaactaAATCCCACATTTTCATACCAAATTCGGACTAATCGGCAGTTCATGAGAACAAAGCGGTGCTCACCGTGCTTCACAGTGAGAACAAACAAGAAAGCCACGTGAAATGGTCGCGAAGGTGCGCTTGGGcttctattttctttaattCCCACCCCCTGGCCCGTGTTGCCAAAGCCGTTGAGACCTCCGCCCTGCCTTCGATGCAACCGAGGCGAGCCCGAGAGCAAAAAAACTCCCATAAAACCCTGTCACAACCCTCTCAAAGATTCATACTTTTTCTCTACCATTCGCCCTCCCAATCCCTCGAGCCCAAGAATCCATGGCAAGCCTCGCCAACGTCCATCTCGGCACCCCTTTCCTCCCCTCCCCCGCCTCCCTCCGCGGCCGCTCCGCCGCCTGTGGCGTTGGCGGCGTAGCCCCGAGGCGGGCCCCGCGGATCCAGGCCAAGATCCGCGAGATCTTCATGCCGGCGCTGAGCTCGACGATGACCGAGGGAAAGATCGTATCTTGGGCCAAGGCCGAGGGCGACAAGCTCGCCAAGGGAGAGAGCGTCGTCGTCGTCGAGTCCGACAAGGCCGACATGGACGTCGAGACTTTCTATGATGGATATCTCGCCGCCATCATGGTCGAGGAGGGCGCCGTTGCCGCCGTCGGCTCCGCCATCGCCCTTCTCGCTGAGACCGAGGACGAGATCCCCCTCGCCAAATCCCaagccgcctcctcctccgccaccatGGCCTCCGACGGCCCCGCCGCCTCTCGTCCGGTTGCCGATACCGCAGCACCACCATCTCCTCTGGAGACCGCCCCAGAAGCCttatcctcttctcctccttcttcgaATTTCTCTCCCGTGGCTGCTTCTTCGGCCCATCCGGCCTCTGAGGGCGGGCAAAGGACCATCGCCACGCCCTATGCCAAGAAGCTTGCCAAGGATCTGAAGGTGGAGCTGGGATCGGTTGCCGGAAGCGGGCCTATGGGAAGAATTGTGGCCAAGGACGTGGAAGTTGCTGCGGCGGCAACGGCCGCAGCTCCAGTATCAACTGCTCCACCCAAATCCGTCTCAAATTCTTCTGCAGTGAAGGCTCCGGCTTCTCCAGCCATTCAATTGGGTACTGTTGTTCCATTCACCACAATGCAGGGTGCTGTAAGCAAGAACATGGTGGAGAGCCTCTCGGTGCCGACATTCCGGGTTGGTTATACCATCACCACCAATGCACTTGATGACCTCTACAAGAAAGTGAGGATTTTACCCTTATCTTTGATCAAGGAGCAGTTTTTCTGTTGAAATTTGCAGTCATATAAGCTTGTCTGGTGTATTGTTGAGATTAGATAAAGTCGAAAGGGGTGACGATGACTGCATTGCTGGCAAAGGCAACTGCTATGGCATTGATGAAGCACCCAATTGTTAATTCAAGTTGTAGAGATGGTAAGAGCTTTACGTACAACAGCAGCATCAACATTGCTGTTGCTGTGGCTATAGATGGAGGGTTGATCACTCCAGTTCTGCAGGATGCTGACAAGGTTACAATGCTTCTGCTGCTACTAGGGTTTATTTGTTCTGTTATCCTTATTGGGGAAATCTCAGAGTTATACTTTACCATGTTAAGTGGATTTCGTGGTTTGTATTTGCAGGTTGACATTTATTCCTTGTCAAGGAAATGGAAGGAGTTGGTTGATAAGGCCCGAGCTAAGCAGCTGCAATCTCATGAGTACAACACAGGTACTCTTTACATTTCGAGATAATGCATCTAGCAAGCAATCATTTTGTAATTGTAAATTCATACTTTTCCATCACAAAAAGGTCTGTAGTCACTTATTTTCTAGTAGTAGTGCTTTAGATGGTATTTCGATGTTACTTGGGTAGAGTGAATAAAATCCTTAAATGCATAACTTATCTTCTCCAACATTTATTCTTGGCAGAGGCttaaaataccactatcatgcTTGTGTGTGTTAGTGGTTGGAACAGTGCATGTTCCATGCTGTACTGTTTTGACAATATGCATGAATTGCTATAGAGGGtcttaaaaataagaaatatctttgtttttaatagacgttattttttgatataaatttttgataatgGATGGTCTAAAGTTGATAGATGACAAGAGGATTAGATTAAATGTTAGATTGGATTAATAGGGGAAATCCTAGAGGATAAGGTCCTAAAAATCagtaaaataaaaatggaatatctgGAACATAGTTTTAGCAAAAatagaaatgaagataaaaCCTTAATCATGATTGATGGGCAAGATAGTATAGAGTTTTCGATATCTAAACTTTATTGTAAAAAATAATTGACAGACAAATGAAAATATATGTAATAGAAGTAGAGTGGGTTTGGATGAAATGGAGAGGTGCATTTTGGGGTATTATTGATTGATGCATAACTGGGcaatataaagaaaaatttataGAATGATGATAAGGCTTGCTATATTTTATAGCTGGCAAAAAGTGGGTTCAAGAAACAATTTGAATGTAATAAAGATGAGAATATGGAGATGATTGTTTAGTAAAATCAAAAAGGATGGACGGGGGACTAAATATTCTTTTAGGAGCTGTAGTAGTTTTGCCCATAAGAAAATAATGGAGAACTAATTGAGATGGCATACAACATAGATGTAAAAGGGCTCCAACAAAAAGGGGATATTTTTAATGTTTGCCAAAGGATTTAGGAGGAGAAGGCGTAGGCCTAAGATTATATGGATGGAAGTTGTTAACAAGGATGAAAAGCTTGAGATAACATCAAAGATAGCCCTAAATAAGAATGCTTGGTGAATGAGAATTCACAAAGCTGGCCCCAAGTG from the Phoenix dactylifera cultivar Barhee BC4 chromosome 14, palm_55x_up_171113_PBpolish2nd_filt_p, whole genome shotgun sequence genome contains:
- the LOC103701371 gene encoding dihydrolipoyllysine-residue acetyltransferase component 5 of pyruvate dehydrogenase complex, chloroplastic-like, whose amino-acid sequence is MASLANVHLGTPFLPSPASLRGRSAACGVGGVAPRRAPRIQAKIREIFMPALSSTMTEGKIVSWAKAEGDKLAKGESVVVVESDKADMDVETFYDGYLAAIMVEEGAVAAVGSAIALLAETEDEIPLAKSQAASSSATMASDGPAASRPVADTAAPPSPLETAPEALSSSPPSSNFSPVAASSAHPASEGGQRTIATPYAKKLAKDLKVELGSVAGSGPMGRIVAKDVEVAAAATAAAPVSTAPPKSVSNSSAVKAPASPAIQLGTVVPFTTMQGAVSKNMVESLSVPTFRVGYTITTNALDDLYKKIKSKGVTMTALLAKATAMALMKHPIVNSSCRDGKSFTYNSSINIAVAVAIDGGLITPVLQDADKVDIYSLSRKWKELVDKARAKQLQSHEYNTGTFTLSNLGMFGVDRFDAILPPGTGAIMAVGASQSTVVATKDGRIGVKSQMQVNVTADHRVIYGADLAAFLQTLAKIIEDPKELTL